Within Macrobrachium nipponense isolate FS-2020 chromosome 20, ASM1510439v2, whole genome shotgun sequence, the genomic segment TTATGGGAGATATGACATGACAGAATCACTATTTATTCATCCATAAAACAATGAAGTTTGAAAATCTAACTGGTAATattcttcattcatatatatatatatatatatatatattatatatatatatatatatatatatatatatatgaatgaagaatATTACCAGTTAGATTTttcaacttcattgttttatgaAGAATATTACCAGTTAGATTTTTCAAACTTCATTGTTTTGTTATGGAAATGAATAAATAGTGATTCTGTCATGTCATATCTCCATTTTAATACAAATTTTGTGATCAATATTTCACTTGATGTTCATCATAACTGGCAGCATTACTCTATTTCTTGACAATAGTATTGTTTGCTGGGTTGTAGTGTTAAAGTGATGATTATATCCCCCCATCATTTGATGGAACTCATGACATAAAGCagctaattttttgtttttatattttttatactcgTTTTAGAGGGGAGGTGAGTGGACCTTGGGCTCGTGAGtagtagaagaagaaagaaagaaaggattttATTCAGGATAAGATGATAAAGTTAAAGTTCATGTATTATGGGATGTATCATTTTGAAATGATCAGTAAGCAAATGCTGTTGAGACAAGAGGTTAACGGAAATCACTATCAGCACTATCAAATCCCTCCTGTCTCACTATTCTCTTCATTCGCCTCCTTTGGCAACTCACCAGTAACCCCCATCTGTTATCTGTTCAGGTGAAGCCTTAAAAAACTAGAACGACAAAAGTCTTTTTGCAGTAATGCATTTCAGAGTAtcgcttttattatttattaatgacgaaaatattattaaaagccATATAATACATCATCTTTCTTAGTATTGCATTGGAGGAGGAAACTAAAGTTTCCTTCCCCCTCTCGCagccttatttctttttttatatattaaaaagacgCTGCAGTAAATCCCTCCTTATCCGGTGCCCACGTTCCATATCTATCCATTTTCACCTTCTCCTCttcactcattatttttttttttatcattctcttttcttcataattttcagGGAAATTTTGTGACTAGGCAGCAGAAAGCCTTTTGTGCCTGTTGGGACATAATTAAATTTGTCTCCATTAATTTAACATTGAGAATGAAATATTCCGTCATCCCTAAAGGAAGCTAATGTTTTTACACCTACTGAATGCGCAGAAATTAAGATAAATGTGGACTAATGTTCGTTATTTATGAATGAGTTTGAACATAAAATATTTTACGCATCAAACGATATCCAAACGTAGACATAATCCCCAccccatgtatacatatatttatttcaaatatacatatatatatatatatatatatatatatatatatatatatatatatatatatatatgatatatatatatatatatatatatatatatatatatatatatatatatatatatatatatatatatatatatatatatagaggctcgTGTTCTGGCGTCCAGACACCAGTCAGCGGTCTCAAGTTCGATTTCCGCACAAGCCAAATCTCTCTGGGCCAATTCCAATAAAATATCAAAGGGTTCTTATTCAATTAAAGAGTAAATCTGATAGCTTGTGGATGCCTTTGTTGTGTTGTAACATAGTCAAGAAAATGAGGCCTCTTGAGACTCTAAAGCATTTTAACCTCTGCAGCCATCCCCCCAAGTGGgaaattatacatgtatgtatatgagtgcgtgcgtttgtgtatatatatgtatatatatatatatatatatctataataatatatatatatatatataatatatgtgtgtgtgcgtttgtgtatatatgtattatatatatatatatatatatatatatatatagtatttatatatataatgtattctgtgtgtgcgtgattcTGTTGTAGAGTGACAgtcttttattaattcatttatgcaTATAACTCTTCCATTGTAATTGTTCTTATACCCGGTCTCTAGACATGTATCAAATAGCACAGAAAACATAACAAAATGAACTgattttattcattcagacagccATCGTTCGTTTAAGCATCTGGCAATACTGTATTTCGACTTTCATTCTGGTCGTGTGTGCCCGCAGTCTATAGTTAGACGCCGTAACAGTCTTTCGCTAATAACGCCATCATAGGTGATTTCCGCTCACTTGATTTCTCCTTTGGATTGATTGATTACATCTTTATGAGGTGACGTCATCGACATCATGGAGAAAGCGACCTCTGCGACCTACTTGCCTTTACTTGAGGGCGAACACGAGTCATTGGATTTACTGGCATTTTGTCACTTCGCATTTCCAATGATAACTGATGAAGAAAGTAATTCTAAGCTTGACTGCCTATATGCACTCtgtctgcctgtgtgtgtgtgtatatatatatatatatatatatatatatatatatatatatatagtatatatatatatatatatatatatatatatatatatatatatatatatacatttatatatatatatatatatacacatttatagttatatatatatatatatatatatatatatatatatatatatatatatatatatatatgaagcgctATTTGAactttgcaaccatatatttcgtgAAGTACTCGAAATTtatggttgcaatgttcaaaCAGTGTTTTATGGGCCATGTATCTTCATATTACACACTTGTATCACCGTAAAAGACATTCGTATataatgtatccatatatattatatatatatatatatatatatatatatatatatatatatatatatatatatatatacaatatatatgtgtgtgtgtgtgtgtgtaaacacttGATTCCAATACTAAAGCGCAAATATCGATTTGATACCCACAATATATCAATCTAAGAACAAGCTCACTAGGAGGGAATTGTATAAGGTAAATGCACCTACTACAAGGACCTGGAATCGAACCTAAgcctgtcttttattttttttaattatgaggcTGCTGTGTGTGAGGCATTTACATTTGGAAAGAGATAAGATTCTAGTCTGTAGTGTCTCTGCCATAGTTATCCATGAACTTTGAGGTGACCTCCGAGAAACGTCCCAGTGGAAGAAGAAAGCAAGTGACAAGTAAAAAGTCATTTTATAAGTAAATGCTGCATCTGCTGCAGACGCTATTAATGAAATTTCCTTTAAAGCAAAACTGCttcaatgttttcattttttctacaTTCTGCAACACAGTTTTCCCACCTTACTTggcagctatatattatatataataaataaatgtgtctattcaaaataaaaaaaaagaaaaggaagttaTACATAAAGCATCCTTGTAACTCGtaattaaaccaaaaaaaaaataataaaaaatttttgtttcccCGAACACCATTGCTCTAAATAAAAGGTAAAGAGAAAACTAATTAGGATTAGATGAGAGCTGTGGAAATAAACTCTTTTTAATAAAGCCAATGGAGATGGTGAAGGTCAAATACGTCATTTGCATAATAATCTGATGGAATCCCCGATTCAGCCGGGAAAATTCCGAAACGCTTGAAAACTCGGTCTCTATTcatcagtatatttatataccgtAAAAAGTCAAAGAAAGTCTAGTTCTTATTTAATCCCTGCTTATTCCACTGATTTTCTTTCCGTCTCCATTTTCCTTCTTATGATGCAAAGATTCAACTGTGATGTGACCTTCCAGCGCAAGGAaaatttcgaaaccagctttctTCGTCATTTCTAAATTGGCTTCGTGAGTTTTATACCCACCACGCTATTTTCTCCGGTTTATGCTTCATTGATATTCCTCTGACATCTCCTACCTGTTTGTTAGCCTATGCATAACAAGATCATTATCCTCAGTTCTTTTTTCAATGCATATAATTCTCCTTTGTAACGAGGTAGGATTCATGGCCGTAAATATGCACGAAAGACATTGTCAACCTttaacacattcacacacatacacacacaccgacaGTGGCTGACCAGGATGTATAAGGTACTTACAGATGAGCAAAAGTTGTGCAAGAAAATTTTGTGAGGAGTTCATGATCATTTTTACAAGGTTAAAGGTGATAAAAGGTAaccatgtacgtgtgtgtgtgtgtgtgtatgattatctTATTAAGAAAGTTATGTTTGAATCATATAtggcaaaaattattttaaacgaCTAAATCTTGAATATCTGTTATGAAGGGGTCACAAGCATCAGTAAAACGAATTTATTTCAGCGCTTTTGAAACGTGTAGGTGAAAAGTGGAAAGGTCAATTCATTAATCCTCCTGTTTTTATTGTTACCCTGAGTAACCATATCATGGAAAAAAGGTATTTTCTTACATGAACTTtcctaattaaaaacaaaaaaaagataagtatatcttagttttaccagaccactgggctgattaatagctctcctagggctggcccgaaggattagatttctttacgtggctaagaaccaattggtcagctaccaacgggacctacaacttattttgggatccgaaccacactatatcgagaaatgaatttgtttcaccagaaataaattcctctgattccgcgttggccgagccgagaatcgaactccggaccaccggattggcagccgagcgcgaaaaccactcgtgcGTCGAGGAACTAATTCTTAACAACCCACACTGGACCAATATAGCTATTACTCTTATGTGTGTAAGCAACAACTTGACGCGTCCTCAGAAATTATTCTCCCAAGCCAAGTTTGATATCCGTTGCGGATGTGCTCTCTcggtgtgcaatatatatatacatatatatatatatatatatatatatatatatatatataatatatatatgtgtgtgtgtgtgtgtgtgtgtgtatgtatatatatatatatatatatatatatatatatatatatacacacacacacacacacatatatatatatatatatatgtgtgtgtgtgtgtgtgtggtgttgtgtttgTTTATGTCGGCATTGGAGCTTGGGATAGCACTTGATAAGATGAGCGCGTCTTGACAACCGATCATTCTTAAAAACCTTTCATATTCGTTTTTCTTCACAATGCACATGATCACCCATTGCCCTACCTTGTCAATGAGTGCTAACCACATTTTTATCACCCACTTCCCTTTGGCCTTATTCACCGGCGCCCATTGTTTTCCCCTCCGTCGTCCCCTCTCCCGATTGCAGGAGATTTAATTGACTCCCCACCCCAATGTCAAACTTCTCCGGTCGCAGGAGTTACAAGCAATTACTGGAGGTCAGGCCTTTGTTTACTCTCCCGAGTTGATTGCAGTAGCGAGGGTCGACGCCAGTGACTCGTCGAGTTTAAGTTGCAATCTAATTGCGTCGTTAATTGACTCGTAATCGTTTTTCGACCACTTCTCGTTGCCTTTTCTCGAGCAATCATCGTGGTTTGTTGTTTCGGGCAATATCAGTACAGTAGTGTTGATCAGATTTCCTTCGAAATCGCTTTTATCAAGTTTCATTACAATAAATGCTCGTGTTGCTCGATGAATGAGAGATCTATCGTAAGATTTGGTATTAAATATAGGACTTTTGTTGGCCTGGTATTCTTACCGACAAAACTCCCCGAGTGCTCGAACTGGGTGAGAAAAAGTCCACTGTAGAGAATCAAGATtacgtaaataaatacaaaaacagcaGCCTTCGACCTTCACTAAAGTCCTTTTCAGTTCAGCTGAAGAGGAATTTCGTACAGGCCAAAAGCTCCTgttgttatattaattttttctacagtgGCCTTTTTTCCTAACCAATCAAGGCAAACATGATCCGCCCCCCCCTTTTACCATCCTTTCTTCCAGAGATCAAGTCTTGGTATTTTCTCCTTCCTTTGAACTGTATCGTACTGTAAGTCATCTTTGGCTAGCGCAAATGCTTATTCATGTGACTGGGGATCTTCTGGAGCTTTTGCAATGCCTTTACATTCTGTTTGCCGAGGGGTGGAGACATTGTCAGAAGAGGTAATCAAGGTAAAAAGGCAGAGATGACTGCTGCTGCCATTATTGCTTGTTTGCAGAGATCATCTCATCTTCCTTTGATTTAGATGCTGGATGATATTGTGCTCTCTGTTGCTTCCTGTGATGCTGGCTGCAATTTTTGGGGAGGCGAGAGTCAGGAGATTGTATACAGGAGACTTGATTTACCGGGAAAGCTTCGAGATTAAATCTTATGTAGTTTATATCGAGCTCAAATGAACTCCCAAGGAAGAGCTTAAAAAACAATCGGATAGCTCATTGCTTAATTATTTCCTTGTGAAAAGGGCATtgggaaatagaaaaaatgaataaccTATTACTCTTGAtaagatgataatgattattattgttattattattaattatctagcTTCCCAGTGATTCCTTATTTTCTCGTCTTCTAAACAACTTTTTATTCAGATCGTACATCACCCATTTCTcgtttttctttatcttcatcTTCATTATCTTTGTGTgttaaatgtttgtatattttatttaccaTCACTTTCCAGTTCCTTACACGCCTGTTATTCCTCTTCTACCTCCTCTTTTATAGTTGCCggccctctccttcctcctctttaaTTTCCTCCACCTTTGTTCCACTTCCCttaaaccacagagagagagagagagagagagagagagagagagagagagagagagagagagcagagtaaGTCTCTCATTGAATATATTATCCCCCTAACTCCATTATCACGCGGACCACTCCAGCCTCCGTTGACATCCACTTCTTTAcgacctgcacacacacacacacacacgcacacacacgcacacggcaATTTTGATAGTCCCAAATCACTACGTTCCAATTACCTCGGAGAGACTTATAAGGGAGTGATGTCGCCTCTCCAGCTTCCTCACTGATAAAGAGAGATTCACTGATGAAGAGGGAGTCATATGTTTTTGTCTGACTTGTTCTTGTGAAGGTGATAATGGAGACGGCGATGATGACGTTTTAAACACGAGAGGGATTCATATATTCACGAACTGCTTGTTTTCATGGTTGTGCTGCTTTGTGACGGTATGGTGCAATACTAAAAAGGACTCGTGTGTTCATAGCTTGTCGTAATAAAATGACAAGCGATTTTTATCTTCATAGTTTGTCTCACTGATATGACAAGTGATTCATATtcttgtacgtatatatatatatatatatatatatatatatatatatatattatatatatatatatatatatatatatatatatatatatgatattcttcAACACATAGAGATAAGAATATTATGAACGCAAATAAATCGACATTTACTATGAATTTTAAGCCTCTTTATTCAAACCTCAGTGAAAATGATATCCGTAAATTTATACACTGAAAGAATTCATGACCTCACCATGGACTGGAAAACCCATGGAATGCTTTGCAATAACAGCATTCCTTTGTCGAAAAGGTCTGGAAATGTAAATACGTCGAACGCGGCAGTAATTTCCAGGGACTTTATTGTTTGGGTATAGAAAAACAAAGTGAATTCACCGAAACTACAAAAGCAATGTTACCCTGAAAGAACTGCCTGCACATACGTCGACAAGCACATACGTACAAATTCTCTTCTATCTCCCACAGACTTgaacacaaacacagacatacatacatacacatatacataagggtatacgtatatatatgtgtattatataatatatatatataaaaatatatcttatataatatatatacatatgtgtgtgcgtgtgtgtgtgtgtgtgtattactgaatcacgaaagtttggaacgtgataaatccataaataaaggtataagccacgaaggaaaaataaacaacggagtttctgcaaactccgtggtttattttcattcgtggcttatacctttatatatatatatatatatatatatatatatatatatatatatatatatatatatatgtgtgtgtgtgtgtgtgtgtgtgtgtgtgtgtgtgtggtgagctTAAATTACACTACCTCTGTTTCCAGTGTGTGAAACGTAAGTTCTCAGAAATCGAACGAAATCACTGGAGACGGCGTAGGCTGATATTTAGTCCGAGAGAGTTCGGACAGAGGATAGAATTATAAGTTTGCGTACAAAACAAGATTGGATGAGAACTTCGAGAGGGAAACGGAGAGGCTGATGCAGAAGCCCGCGAGAGGAAGAAGTTTTGAAAGGACTTGCTTAGAGGAGGAAGGTAGGAGTCAACGATGACCCGGATTTTGACCTTGGAGGCTTTTCTAAATAGGAGACTAATTGACCTGAAAATgcgtgcgtatatgtatatatatatatatatatatatatatatatatatatatatatatatatatatataatatatatacatatagatatatatatattatatatatataatatatatatatctatatctatatatatatatatatatatatatatatatatatatatatatatatattcatatgcattaagtcacaagtgtcctttaatatccaattcgctctacctcggaattaatatattttcatatatattaacctaagaggaattttttagtcgataagaaatttgtccgATCATGCGTCCTGAATTGTTGCGATCGATGGCtcgtgcccgtgagccgacaaatttcttatcgactaacaaattccccttcggttaacatatatgaaaatatattaatttggaggaagaccgaattagatattaaaggacatttgtagctcgatgtacattattaattatatatatatatatatatatatatatattattcgaatataatatattatatatatatgtgtgtgtgtgtgtgtgtgtgtgtgtgtgtaatgcgcgtatatgattcacggtgatgtgttaaaaacataatagtatatatatatatatatatatatatatatatctatatatatatatatatatatatatatatatatatatatatatatatatatatatatatatatatatatatatatatattatattacttgtatgagagagagagagagagagagagagagggagtgggaggagagagacgagagagagagaggaggagaggagtggAGGGGCAAAGGCATCCATGCATTCATACATTCCCATATCCATATGAATAAAGCCGACGCTCAGTGATTTGCAGTGTCGCTTAAACTCGGCGAGAAATGTGGAGGGGGTTCTTGCCAAACAATGGGGTCGGCAAAGCCGTCTTTAATAACGGCCGTGAATAGGGAAGGCGAAAATAGCCTCAGCAATTCCAGCCGGGAAAGGCGAAGTCTTCCTGGACAATGAGATTCGGCTCAACGAATCTTACAGATTTTGAGGCGAAATTTATTGTGTGGGATGCTTGGAACGTGACTTGATATGCCAATTACACAAGTTACTGGTGAcggtagcttttattttttttataagctgcATCATTTATTACTATAAGTCTGTGTAGATATGTATaatgatatttaaaatttaatatatatataatatatatacatatatattatatataatattattataaacaatattatattaatagtatataaactacttaatatacacacatatatatatatatacagtatatatatatatatatatatatatatatatatatatatatatatatatatgtgcgtgtgtgtgtgtgtgcactgtcAAGCGTGGAAGAAAGCGGCGATTTTCTACATACCGAAGATATTTTTCTTAAACCTTCTCTTAGCTCTGTTTAGAATTTTTAAGCAGGAATCTGATTACACATAAAGATCGTTCATATATAGATTAAATGAAGTCCTATGAAATAACGATCGTAAATTTTGCAGGAAATTTCGTCCTGTTGCTGTCGATATGGCCTTTAAATATCACATCTACTAAATCAAGAACATTTCAAAAACACCTAAAATATAAGATTCACTCGGGTCTATTTCTAATAGATTTTTTCGAGGTCGAATGAATCAGCAACTAGAGTTTAATGCCCCTGAatgaattctgtataaaaaagcAAAGTATGTTTAGTAAAATTACTTAACCTGACCTGCAAGGATTTGCTATAAGGACGCTACATCATTTTTCTACAATTGCTATAAGGTTCACACTTGAATTCTTTCGTGTCTCAAATTCTGAGAGTATTTTAAAGTGATCTAAAAGCTCTTGGCTTATTTCAGTAGTTGTTTGCTTCATGAAGCTATAAACAATTGATAGGATAATTaaggaaactaaaaagtaaacGACAACCTATTTATTATGACTAGTTTGTGGACAAAAATAATACTTATTCTCGGACAATCACATTTTGATATCTGCAGCGCAAATGTCAATTCATACTTTCATACGTTGCGGGATTATTTTCCAGTTTGAAATTTAATGCTCCCAAATTTTTAAGAAAGGAAATTCTATATTTTAATGATCATGAATGTTTTGTTTCagagaagaatatataaatataaattgagataTTCCCATAGGTAAATTGTGTTTATTGATTACATTTCGTAATTGCTAAGTAAACTGATGTGCACTATAAACTGTTGACATACATTGTTTTTGTCACTGCTACTGATATCGTTAGTATATTGCTATCATAAAAGAATCATAGAATTTAGTTCAGGGATTTAcatgataaaatatatagatgTGTAATAATATGACATAAACTTCTACAGAGAGAGTACAGACCAACCAAATAATTAAGGAAAACTATATTGCAGACTTTATCGACGTTTTCCATGGTAATGACTGAGTAAGGATTGATCTGGAACATcataaccttaaatataaaaagtggctttggggggagagagatgagaggagaggagagagcgagagtagagagagagagagagagagagagagagagagagagagagagagaaataaaatattttgaatttaataagaGCCATAAATAGTgtgaaatatattacattttcctGGAATTTCTCGATGATATACAGAACAATAACATGTTTCACTTAATCTAAACTTTTTTGGTACTGAAAGTGGTTAAACCTATGTGTGCCTAATTCGCTTTTCtgctaagtgatatatatatacaatagccacacccacacacatatataatacatacatataattatgctACATTTTTCAGGCCAGGTCATTACCTTTAGGGACACGATTAGCCTTAATTTCAGAAACAGATAAACTGTCAACTATATTATTTTTACGCTGGAATATTCGAATTATGTTCGTTTGAATCTTAGACTGACTCTCGCTCGGGGCTGTTTTGTCGGAGTCGTCTACGTCATCAGCAGCATCGCGGAAGAACACGTGCCGAAAAGTGGCCCGGAAGTGACTGTTGACCAAGAAATAGAGGGTGAAGTTGGAGATGTTCCCAATCATTTGGATGATGTTACTCGCGATTCCGAAATTAAAGATTTTCCTTTGCTCTTCATCCGATTCCCATTCTTTAGCCAGGAGCAGGAGGTAAATAGTCACGGGCGTCTGATAGATGTAAAACACGGCCGATGCCCAAAACAGCAACAGAACCAGCCTCCTCTCCTTGTTGCGCCTGGAGCGGGAGATCCCTTGAGCAAAACACTCGGTTATGCTGCGTGCATTCCTCAGCTTCAGCAGTATTTTGATGTTGCAAGCTGTGAGGAGGACCGGAGGAATGATTCGGTTGCACACTTCCCTGAACCAGGAATAAACTTCATATAGAGGATCCCCAACGTTCCTGTAGCCGTCTTTGGAGAGCCATTCCCCGTTTTGCGTTTGACAGACTTCGCCGAAAAACATCGTCGGTATCTGAAGCGTAAACacgaacaaaaaagtaaacatcacTCTTTTACGGAACACTTTACACTGCATACTCCTCGGAAGGTCTTCGTGGCAGCAAACGGCCACGTATCGACTGTAGGCGAACCAGACCATGAGGTAGAAACTGAACACCTGGAACGATGAGCTGATGGACCAGGCGAACTTTGAGTAGTACATCGCAATAGTGTAGGACTTGATTGGGAAATGGCCGCAGTTGGCGAGGCACACGGGAATTAGCAAAAAACATAGGAACATGTCAGACACAGTCGTTACACGTAACCatctgaaataagaaaataaaaacattaggaaatataaaaagaacgGCGTGTGGACGAAAATATTGTGTAAAATCTTGCACTaaagttttacttttttgttaCGTGCATAGCAAACAacctatctacacacacacacacacacacacacacacacacacacacacacacacacacacgcacacacacagaacaaATGATCTCATTTAATGGAAATTCGTCAAAGAAGTAAGAGTGGAATACATGATCATATTTGCAACGGGAAAGAATGTGATACCTGCATATAACGTTTCAGAATATTAATGTCGTGTTTTAGGATAAGGGTTAATTAAAAACGATATATATTTCCCATGTGGCCTACGAAAGGGTAACGAGAGGCGAAGATATCATAAAGATGGAAAAGGAGTTACGGTTTATTTTTAAGTCACCATTACACAGTGTTCTTTATTTACCCATGAACCAAATAACAAAAAGGCTGTTATCTTGTTACTAATTTTACCATTTGAAATATAGATGATAATAGGAATGTTGTTAGtgctaaattaattttcttgtggCTTTGCACTACATCTCATTCAGAGCCCAAGAAAAGATGCGTGTTTCTATTGTCTATCAATCTG encodes:
- the LOC135223519 gene encoding sex peptide receptor-related protein 2-like yields the protein MSDNNTIVCVTEERNEDLDDLYWVTFQVVFPFLIALGIICNAINLVVLTRRRMMSKIYRWLRVTTVSDMFLCFLLIPVCLANCGHFPIKSYTIAMYYSKFAWSISSSFQVFSFYLMVWFAYSRYVAVCCHEDLPRSMQCKVFRKRVMFTFLFVFTLQIPTMFFGEVCQTQNGEWLSKDGYRNVGDPLYEVYSWFREVCNRIIPPVLLTACNIKILLKLRNARSITECFAQGISRSRRNKERRLVLLLFWASAVFYIYQTPVTIYLLLLAKEWESDEEQRKIFNFGIASNIIQMIGNISNFTLYFLVNSHFRATFRHVFFRDAADDVDDSDKTAPSESQSKIQTNIIRIFQRKNNIVDSLSVSEIKANRVPKGNDLA